The Brasilonema sennae CENA114 genome includes a region encoding these proteins:
- a CDS encoding PQQ-dependent sugar dehydrogenase, whose protein sequence is MAFSSISSAQITNPIPVKIEKSNLRVGLKEVVQIPISGAGRERVARLNLLTHAGDGSGRLFVNDMRGKLYVILNEKASVYMNLKNLVCPGFSDETSQQGFSYFAFHPEFAKNGIFYTIHSEEKNNRIPDFPVTKTIFDSKGKVIESSHHEVIREWKATNPAANTFSGTFREILRIEKPYPDHNIGQLSFNPNPKPGNADYGMLYIAVADGGSDGFPVSDTDPLNNGQDLGTPLGKILRINPFGNNSANGKYGIPKDNPFVKDGSPNISPKKLGEIWAYGLRNPHRFSWDMGGEGKMLIVDIGQAFIEEVNLGIKGANYGWGNREGTWVIDEKNENVLFPLPKNDADYGYTYPVAQYEHDKPPNWSGYYAVAIAGGYVYRGKAIPELVGQYIFADFCNDGRFFHVPVNQLVNGKQAKIKELRLFDGKRETSFLKIVGSERSDVRFGIDEAGEIYVTSKSDGKVRKLVPSL, encoded by the coding sequence TTGGCTTTTTCAAGTATTTCCTCTGCCCAGATTACAAACCCCATTCCCGTCAAAATTGAAAAATCAAATCTCCGTGTGGGGCTTAAAGAAGTTGTGCAAATTCCCATAAGTGGAGCAGGACGCGAGAGAGTGGCGCGATTGAATCTTTTGACTCATGCAGGTGATGGTAGTGGAAGGTTATTTGTTAATGATATGCGTGGCAAGCTTTATGTCATTTTGAACGAGAAAGCTTCTGTATACATGAATTTAAAAAATTTAGTTTGCCCAGGCTTTAGCGATGAAACTTCACAACAGGGTTTTTCCTATTTTGCGTTTCATCCAGAGTTTGCTAAAAATGGAATTTTTTACACTATACATAGCGAAGAAAAAAATAATCGAATTCCTGATTTTCCAGTCACGAAAACCATTTTTGATAGCAAAGGCAAGGTTATAGAAAGTTCTCATCACGAAGTGATTCGCGAGTGGAAAGCTACCAATCCTGCTGCTAATACTTTTTCTGGAACTTTTCGGGAAATCCTTCGTATTGAAAAACCCTACCCAGATCATAATATAGGGCAATTAAGCTTCAATCCTAATCCTAAACCTGGAAATGCAGATTATGGAATGCTGTATATTGCAGTAGCAGATGGTGGGAGCGATGGCTTTCCTGTCAGCGATACAGATCCTCTAAATAATGGACAAGACCTCGGCACTCCCCTTGGTAAGATACTCCGTATTAACCCTTTCGGCAATAATAGTGCTAATGGCAAATATGGCATTCCCAAGGACAATCCTTTTGTTAAAGATGGTAGTCCAAATATTAGTCCAAAAAAACTAGGGGAAATTTGGGCTTATGGATTGCGTAACCCCCATCGTTTTAGCTGGGATATGGGTGGCGAAGGCAAAATGTTGATTGTCGATATTGGTCAAGCTTTTATCGAAGAAGTGAATCTTGGCATCAAAGGTGCTAATTACGGATGGGGAAACCGTGAAGGAACTTGGGTGATTGATGAAAAAAATGAGAATGTCCTGTTTCCATTACCTAAAAATGATGCTGATTATGGTTACACATATCCTGTTGCTCAATATGAGCATGACAAACCACCTAATTGGTCAGGCTACTATGCGGTGGCGATCGCTGGCGGTTATGTTTACAGGGGCAAAGCGATTCCAGAATTGGTAGGTCAATATATTTTTGCGGACTTTTGCAATGATGGACGCTTTTTTCATGTGCCTGTCAATCAACTCGTTAATGGTAAACAGGCAAAGATAAAAGAACTCAGACTTTTTGACGGCAAACGAGAAACTTCTTTTCTCAAAATCGTTGGCAGTGAACGTTCTGATGTCCGGTTTGGCATAGACGAAGCAGGAGAAATCTATGTGACGTCTAAGAGTGATGGTAAAGTAAGAAAACTTGTTCCATCACTATAA
- a CDS encoding SMP-30/gluconolactonase/LRE family protein, translating to MKQFTLRIAAYSLLLSILTVQQSQGKAIANLQTIMSSNTKLEKLADGLKFTEGPLWHPLGFLLFSDIPANTIYKWTTDSKISIYRRPAGNPNGNTFDREGRLITAEHERRLVRTEKNGQITVLAERYQDKRLNSPNDVVVKSDGSIYFTDPPYGISKEKEELGFYGIYRLKPDGTLSLLNKEMVRPNGLAFSPDEKKLYVSDSEKGHIRVFEVNSDGTLTNTRVFAELTGPKDKGVPDGMKVDIQGNIYCSGSEGVWVFSPTGQLLGKILVPEVVTNLAWGNKDYKTLYITAGQGVYRIRLLVAGVQPPKDKR from the coding sequence GTGAAACAATTTACTTTGCGAATAGCTGCCTACAGTTTATTACTGAGCATTTTGACTGTACAACAAAGTCAGGGAAAAGCGATCGCTAATTTACAAACCATCATGAGCAGCAACACCAAGCTAGAAAAGTTGGCTGATGGTTTAAAGTTTACAGAAGGACCCCTTTGGCATCCGCTTGGCTTTTTACTCTTCAGTGATATTCCCGCTAATACTATCTATAAGTGGACAACTGACAGTAAAATTTCCATCTATCGTCGTCCTGCTGGCAATCCCAACGGCAATACGTTCGATAGGGAAGGACGGTTAATTACTGCTGAACATGAGCGCCGGCTTGTACGGACAGAAAAAAACGGTCAAATAACCGTTTTGGCTGAACGCTACCAGGATAAGCGTCTCAATAGCCCAAACGACGTTGTAGTCAAGTCAGATGGTAGCATTTACTTCACTGACCCGCCCTATGGTATTAGTAAGGAGAAGGAAGAACTTGGCTTTTATGGTATTTATCGTTTGAAACCAGATGGAACCTTGAGTTTGCTCAACAAAGAGATGGTGCGTCCTAATGGACTCGCTTTCTCTCCTGATGAGAAAAAACTCTACGTCAGTGATTCTGAAAAAGGACACATCCGTGTTTTCGAGGTCAATTCAGATGGCACATTGACTAACACCAGGGTTTTTGCAGAGTTAACTGGACCGAAAGACAAAGGTGTACCCGATGGCATGAAGGTAGATATCCAAGGCAATATCTACTGTAGCGGTTCAGAAGGGGTGTGGGTTTTCTCGCCAACAGGTCAACTTCTGGGTAAAATTCTCGTACCAGAGGTAGTCACAAATTTGGCTTGGGGTAATAAAGACTACAAAACACTTTACATCACTGCCGGTCAGGGTGTTTATCGTATTCGCCTCTTGGTAGCGGGAGTGCAACCGCCGAAGGATAAACGATGA
- a CDS encoding cadmium resistance transporter → MTQLWTAFTEAVIAFVATNIDDILILVLFFSQVNANFRRRHIVFGQYLGFTAIIIASLPGFFGGLFIPREWIGFLGLLPIAIGLKLLVKKEQETTQVQTVTTDFHSSSHSNPILSFVLSILHPQTYQVAGVTFANGGDNISIYIPLFAGKSFASLGVTLCVFFVLIGVWCAVAYLLARQRAIANILSRYGRAVVPFVLICLGLFIMYERGTFSLILHSYRGN, encoded by the coding sequence ATAACTCAACTTTGGACGGCTTTCACGGAAGCTGTTATTGCCTTCGTTGCTACCAATATTGATGATATCCTTATCCTGGTGCTATTTTTCTCACAAGTAAATGCCAATTTTCGGCGACGACATATTGTGTTTGGTCAGTACCTTGGTTTTACAGCGATCATCATTGCTAGCTTACCAGGATTCTTTGGTGGCTTGTTCATCCCGCGAGAATGGATTGGATTCCTGGGATTACTACCGATCGCAATTGGTTTAAAGCTATTGGTGAAAAAAGAACAAGAAACTACGCAAGTTCAAACAGTAACCACTGATTTTCACTCCTCCTCACATAGTAACCCCATACTGTCTTTTGTGTTGAGTATTTTGCATCCCCAAACTTATCAAGTTGCAGGAGTAACATTTGCTAATGGCGGTGATAATATCAGTATTTACATACCCTTATTTGCTGGTAAGAGCTTTGCTAGTTTGGGAGTAACTTTATGTGTATTTTTTGTCTTAATAGGCGTTTGGTGTGCTGTTGCTTACCTATTGGCTCGTCAAAGAGCGATTGCTAACATTTTAAGCCGCTACGGTAGAGCCGTTGTTCCTTTTGTATTGATTTGCCTTGGTCTTTTTATCATGTATGAAAGAGGAACATTCAGCTTGATATTACACTCCTACAGGGGAAACTAA
- a CDS encoding heavy metal translocating P-type ATPase, whose translation MDTLTLKLRGMSCASCARNVEQAIRSVPGVIDSNVNFGAEQASVKYDPRKTSLEKIQQAVEDAGYSAYSLQEQEMLTGESDAEKASRNAEEQDLTRKIWVGGVVSIILVLGSLSMMTGLKLPLIPAWLSQGWFQLALTAPVQFWCGYRFYVNAWKGLKRHTATMDTLIALGTSAAFFYSLFATVFPNFLINQGLMPEVYYETAAVVITLILLGRLFENRAKSQTSDAIRQLIGLQARDARIIRNGKEIDVPIQEVQIGDVILVRPGDKIPVDGEVIEGASTVDESMVTGESVAVKKQPPDEVIGATINKTGSFQFRATRVGKDTVLAQIVQLVQQAQGSKAPIQRLADSVTGWFVPVVIGIAIATFIIWFYIIGNLTFALITTVSVLIIACPCALGLATPTSVMVGTGKGAENGILIKGAESLELAHKIQTIVLDKTGTLTQGKPTVIDYVTVNGTRDSNELKLLHLAASVERNSEHPLAEAVVRYAQSQQVDLSDVQKFEAIAGSGVQAIVSNHLVQIGTQRWMEELEINTDTLQEHKAALEAAGKTAIWIAVDGEMQGLMGIADALKHNSEAAVRALQKLGLEVVMLTGDNRKTAEAIAREVGITRVFAEVRPDQKAQVIQSLQAEERRRRAQVSLVDKKRENRNSIVAMVGDGINDAPALAQADVGIAIGTGTDVAIAASDITLISGDLQGIVTTIQLSRATIRNIRQNLFFAFIYNVAGIPIAAGILFPIFGWLLNPIIAGGAMAFSSVSVVTNALRLRNFRPKTI comes from the coding sequence ATGGATACCCTCACACTCAAACTACGAGGCATGAGTTGTGCGTCATGCGCCAGAAATGTTGAACAAGCAATTCGTTCTGTTCCTGGAGTGATTGACTCTAATGTCAACTTTGGTGCAGAACAAGCTAGTGTCAAGTATGATCCGAGAAAAACCAGCTTGGAGAAGATTCAACAAGCTGTAGAGGATGCAGGATACTCAGCTTACTCACTCCAAGAACAAGAAATGCTGACAGGAGAATCGGATGCCGAGAAAGCTTCCCGGAATGCTGAAGAACAGGATCTCACCCGTAAAATTTGGGTAGGAGGCGTTGTCAGTATCATACTTGTGTTGGGTTCGCTGTCTATGATGACAGGACTCAAGCTACCCTTGATTCCTGCTTGGCTGTCTCAGGGATGGTTTCAATTAGCACTGACTGCACCTGTACAATTTTGGTGTGGATATAGGTTCTATGTAAACGCCTGGAAAGGTTTGAAGCGCCACACAGCAACAATGGATACGCTGATTGCACTGGGTACGAGTGCGGCGTTTTTCTACTCGTTGTTTGCAACTGTTTTCCCTAACTTCTTGATCAATCAAGGCTTAATGCCAGAGGTGTATTACGAAACAGCAGCGGTTGTCATCACACTCATTCTGCTGGGGCGACTTTTTGAAAATCGCGCAAAGAGTCAGACTAGTGATGCCATTCGCCAACTCATTGGTTTACAAGCAAGAGATGCCCGTATTATCCGCAATGGCAAGGAAATTGATGTTCCCATTCAAGAAGTTCAGATTGGTGATGTGATTTTGGTGCGTCCAGGTGACAAAATTCCTGTTGATGGAGAAGTGATAGAAGGCGCTTCTACTGTTGATGAATCAATGGTTACCGGCGAAAGTGTCGCAGTGAAAAAGCAGCCACCAGACGAAGTTATAGGAGCGACAATTAATAAAACTGGTAGCTTTCAGTTCCGGGCGACGAGAGTAGGAAAAGATACCGTTTTGGCTCAAATTGTTCAACTCGTGCAACAGGCTCAAGGCTCAAAAGCACCCATTCAACGATTAGCAGACTCTGTGACGGGATGGTTTGTACCAGTGGTTATTGGTATTGCGATCGCCACCTTCATCATCTGGTTTTACATCATCGGCAACTTGACATTTGCCCTGATCACCACAGTTAGTGTGTTGATTATCGCTTGTCCCTGTGCTTTGGGTTTAGCTACCCCCACTTCTGTGATGGTAGGTACAGGTAAAGGTGCAGAAAACGGTATTTTAATCAAAGGAGCAGAAAGCTTAGAACTGGCACACAAAATTCAGACGATTGTGCTGGATAAAACTGGAACTCTGACTCAAGGTAAACCCACTGTTATCGACTATGTTACCGTCAACGGTACTAGGGATAGTAATGAGTTAAAACTTCTGCACCTAGCCGCATCAGTTGAGAGAAATTCTGAGCATCCTTTAGCTGAAGCAGTTGTGAGATATGCTCAATCACAGCAGGTAGATTTGAGTGACGTGCAGAAATTTGAAGCGATCGCCGGGAGTGGCGTGCAAGCTATTGTTTCCAACCACCTTGTCCAAATAGGGACACAACGCTGGATGGAGGAACTGGAAATTAACACTGATACCCTCCAAGAACACAAAGCTGCGTTGGAAGCTGCTGGGAAAACTGCGATTTGGATTGCTGTAGATGGCGAAATGCAAGGATTGATGGGTATTGCAGATGCCCTAAAACATAACAGTGAAGCTGCTGTCAGAGCACTACAGAAGCTCGGTTTAGAAGTAGTGATGTTGACGGGAGATAATCGTAAAACTGCGGAGGCGATCGCCCGTGAAGTTGGCATTACCCGCGTTTTTGCCGAAGTTCGACCAGACCAAAAAGCACAGGTGATTCAATCTCTTCAAGCAGAGGAGAGAAGAAGACGAGCGCAGGTGTCTCTTGTGGACAAGAAGAGGGAAAATAGAAACTCTATTGTGGCGATGGTGGGTGATGGTATCAATGATGCACCTGCCTTGGCTCAAGCAGATGTGGGGATAGCGATTGGTACAGGAACAGATGTCGCGATCGCAGCCAGCGATATCACTTTAATTTCTGGAGACTTGCAAGGCATTGTCACCACCATTCAACTCAGCCGCGCCACGATTCGTAATATACGTCAAAATCTCTTCTTTGCCTTTATTTACAACGTTGCTGGAATTCCTATTGCTGCTGGCATTTTGTTTCCCATCTTTGGCTGGTTGCTCAACCCAATCATTGCAGGAGGAGCGATGGCTTTTAGTTCAGTGTCTGTCGTGACTAATGCTTTGCGCTTGCGTAATTTCCGTCCCAAAACTATCTGA
- a CDS encoding diflavin flavoprotein — protein MQTLAPTTSRPRDVQVAKIATHTLVLRSRTWERLKFEVEYARQKGTTANSYLIHADRTALIDPPGESFTQIFLEELNKHLDLTQLDYIILNHINPNRMATLKVLLEQAPQAKIVCSKPGANVLKMIFPEWESKIQLVRSEDTLDLGQEHQLQFVTVPTPRWADGMCTYDYATRILYTDKFFGVHVCSDVVFDEDWKQLDADRHYYFDCLHATQAKQVEAALEKLAPLKAKFYAPGHGPIVRYSLSRFTYDYRQWCQQQKTQELRVALLYASAYGNTAILAQAIAQGLIQNGIAVELINCELAEPSEITRAVEACNGFIIGSPTLGGHAPTQVQTALGIILSAATKTKLAGVFGSYGWSGEATDLIESKLLDANFRLGFETIRVRFSPTESTLQQCQDAGAEFAQVLKKKQKLRTPRQALTEAQIDRTQQAVGRIIGSLCVLTSRRGDSHSGILTSWVSQATFNPPGLMIAIAQDQNADAIIHPGDQFVLNILKEGRNLRRYFSYRSTPGDNPFAELATQSANNGCLILSDALTYLECTVQQRMECGDRWLIYATVNEGKVLEAIGVSAIEHRKSGS, from the coding sequence ATGCAAACTCTAGCCCCCACAACCAGCCGCCCTCGTGACGTTCAAGTTGCTAAAATTGCGACTCATACTTTAGTTTTGCGATCGCGCACTTGGGAACGCCTCAAGTTTGAAGTTGAATACGCCCGCCAAAAAGGAACAACAGCGAATTCCTATCTCATACATGCTGATCGTACTGCTTTAATTGACCCTCCAGGCGAGTCTTTTACCCAGATTTTCTTAGAAGAACTCAACAAACATCTGGATTTGACGCAATTAGATTACATAATCCTCAATCACATTAATCCTAACCGGATGGCTACCCTCAAAGTCCTCCTCGAACAAGCACCCCAAGCTAAAATTGTCTGTTCTAAACCAGGCGCAAATGTTCTGAAAATGATTTTCCCTGAGTGGGAGTCGAAAATTCAGCTAGTCCGTTCCGAAGACACTCTAGATTTGGGGCAAGAACATCAACTGCAATTCGTGACTGTACCGACTCCCCGTTGGGCGGATGGAATGTGTACTTACGATTATGCAACCCGTATTCTCTACACTGACAAATTTTTTGGGGTTCATGTTTGTAGCGATGTTGTTTTTGATGAGGATTGGAAGCAACTGGATGCGGATCGCCACTACTATTTTGACTGTCTCCACGCCACCCAGGCAAAACAAGTCGAAGCAGCCTTAGAGAAATTAGCACCCTTAAAAGCCAAATTTTATGCACCTGGTCATGGTCCGATTGTTCGCTACAGCCTCAGTCGCTTTACCTACGATTACCGTCAATGGTGCCAACAACAGAAAACCCAGGAATTGCGAGTAGCCTTGCTTTATGCGTCTGCTTATGGTAATACAGCGATTTTAGCACAGGCGATCGCCCAAGGGTTAATTCAAAATGGGATTGCAGTCGAACTTATCAACTGCGAACTAGCAGAACCAAGCGAAATTACCCGTGCAGTGGAAGCTTGCAATGGCTTCATTATCGGTTCTCCTACATTAGGAGGTCATGCACCCACTCAAGTTCAAACAGCCTTGGGAATTATTCTATCAGCAGCGACGAAAACTAAACTAGCAGGAGTCTTTGGTTCTTACGGCTGGAGTGGTGAAGCCACCGATTTGATTGAAAGCAAATTGTTGGATGCCAATTTTCGTTTAGGGTTTGAAACTATCCGCGTTCGCTTCAGTCCCACTGAGTCCACTTTACAGCAGTGTCAGGATGCGGGGGCAGAATTTGCCCAAGTCTTGAAAAAGAAACAAAAGCTGCGTACACCTCGCCAAGCTTTAACAGAAGCGCAAATTGACAGAACACAACAAGCCGTTGGACGGATCATCGGTTCTCTTTGCGTCCTAACTTCTCGACGCGGTGACAGCCATAGTGGTATCCTCACCTCTTGGGTCTCTCAAGCGACTTTTAATCCTCCTGGTTTGATGATTGCGATCGCTCAAGATCAAAATGCCGATGCGATTATTCATCCTGGTGATCAATTTGTCCTCAACATCCTTAAGGAAGGACGCAACCTGCGGCGATACTTTTCTTATCGCAGTACCCCAGGAGACAATCCCTTTGCTGAGTTGGCGACTCAAAGTGCTAACAACGGTTGCTTAATTCTTAGTGATGCCCTCACCTATCTGGAATGTACTGTCCAACAGCGGATGGAATGTGGCGATCGCTGGTTAATCTACGCAACGGTAAATGAGGGCAAAGTCTTAGAAGCGATAGGCGTGAGTGCGATCGAGCACCGCAAATCAGGTAGCTAG
- a CDS encoding heavy-metal-associated domain-containing protein, translating into MTLQLQVPNMACSACADTITKAVQAIDANATVQADPKTKIVSVKTNASQTAIQEAITQAGYTVA; encoded by the coding sequence ATGACACTACAACTTCAAGTCCCCAATATGGCTTGTTCTGCTTGTGCAGACACTATCACCAAAGCAGTTCAAGCTATTGATGCCAATGCAACAGTTCAAGCTGATCCCAAAACCAAAATTGTGTCCGTGAAAACTAACGCTTCTCAAACAGCAATTCAGGAAGCGATTACACAAGCTGGATATACAGTTGCCTGA
- a CDS encoding sulfite exporter TauE/SafE family protein — protein sequence MHYSLLPVFSFFIGIVVGLTGIGGASLITPMLIFLFQVPPSIAVSSDVVAATLMKFVGGYKHWQQRTVDVQVVKWLAFGSVPGSLFGVGILHFIKQTGEQNLDDILLHLVGMMILFMSLLALTQLLVLWFFPDLKLPELPKFDLTTKLGCVYAMSVGAVLGCLVGLTSVSSGSMFALVLIAFFQLETRKLVGTDISQAAILLFFTSLGHLTLGTVDWSLVLPIWLGSVPGVLLGAKLCQLAPQRPLRFIIYTILLMASYKLVSPVGV from the coding sequence ATGCATTACTCATTATTACCCGTATTCAGCTTCTTTATTGGTATTGTCGTCGGCTTAACAGGCATTGGTGGGGCATCTTTGATCACGCCAATGCTCATTTTTTTATTCCAGGTTCCTCCTTCCATTGCTGTGAGTTCTGATGTTGTGGCTGCCACGCTGATGAAGTTTGTCGGCGGCTATAAGCACTGGCAGCAACGAACCGTCGATGTGCAAGTGGTGAAGTGGCTGGCATTTGGCAGCGTTCCCGGATCGCTTTTTGGGGTAGGAATTTTGCATTTCATCAAACAAACAGGGGAGCAGAACCTAGACGACATCCTGCTGCACTTGGTTGGAATGATGATTTTGTTTATGAGTTTGTTAGCACTCACACAACTGCTGGTATTATGGTTTTTCCCTGACTTGAAATTACCAGAGCTACCAAAGTTTGACTTGACAACAAAGCTTGGTTGTGTTTATGCAATGAGCGTGGGAGCAGTTCTAGGCTGTTTGGTTGGTTTAACGAGTGTCTCCTCCGGTTCGATGTTTGCATTGGTACTGATTGCCTTTTTCCAGCTAGAGACCCGTAAGTTAGTGGGTACAGATATTTCACAAGCCGCAATTTTATTATTTTTCACTTCCTTGGGACATCTCACCCTTGGGACAGTTGACTGGAGTTTGGTCTTACCAATATGGTTAGGCTCTGTACCTGGGGTACTGCTTGGTGCTAAACTTTGCCAACTTGCGCCTCAACGTCCACTGCGGTTTATCATTTACACAATCTTGCTCATGGCGAGTTACAAGTTAGTTTCCCCTGTAGGAGTGTAA
- a CDS encoding cadmium resistance transporter, with protein MSGLVSGISRGIVAFTATNIDDIIILLLFFSQVNSTFTRRHIILGQYLGFTALVIASLPGFFGGLILSPNWIGLLGLIPLAIGISSLVNPEKDSEEEAAETEQSEDSTFASFISPQTYSVAAVTIANGSDNISVYIPLFASSDFGSFLVIIVVFFLLIGVWCYSAYKLTNQQGIAETVTQYGNYLVPFVLMGLGSFIVLKSGALNPVKLLFSCLCLIVLVKDDQKIS; from the coding sequence ATGAGTGGGTTAGTCTCTGGAATTAGCAGGGGAATAGTTGCCTTCACCGCCACGAATATTGATGATATTATTATCCTTTTGCTCTTTTTTTCTCAGGTTAATTCTACCTTCACTCGTAGGCATATTATTCTTGGTCAGTACCTTGGTTTTACAGCACTTGTCATTGCCAGTCTCCCCGGTTTCTTTGGTGGATTGATCTTATCGCCAAACTGGATTGGATTATTAGGTTTAATACCTCTTGCTATAGGTATTAGTAGTTTGGTGAACCCAGAAAAAGATTCAGAAGAAGAAGCAGCAGAAACGGAACAATCAGAAGATTCGACTTTTGCTAGTTTTATTTCCCCTCAGACTTACAGTGTAGCCGCTGTCACCATTGCTAACGGTAGCGATAACATTAGTGTCTACATACCATTATTTGCTAGTAGTGATTTCGGAAGTTTTTTGGTAATTATAGTCGTATTCTTTTTGCTAATAGGAGTTTGGTGCTATTCCGCATACAAACTAACAAATCAACAAGGAATAGCTGAAACTGTCACTCAATACGGTAATTATCTTGTGCCTTTTGTTTTGATGGGATTGGGTAGTTTTATTGTTTTAAAAAGTGGCGCTTTGAATCCAGTCAAACTCTTATTTAGCTGTTTATGTTTGATAGTTCTTGTAAAAGACGACCAGAAAATAAGCTAA